The Chloroflexota bacterium genome includes a window with the following:
- a CDS encoding succinate dehydrogenase iron-sulfur subunit produces the protein MLVKLRIKRFIPEKDEKAWWGEYTVEVSPTDQLLDALHQVKWQQDGTLTLRRSCAHGVCGSDAMVINGRNRLACKVLMQDLGKKVTVEPLRGLPVIKDLVVDMKPFFASYRAVKPYFIREDPLPEGREQFQTIEDRERFDDTTKCILCAACTTSCPSFWANQEYLGPAAFVQAHRFIFDSRDQGAEERLEILNDKMGVWRCRTVFNCVQACPREIEITRAIGEVKKAILSRGEDMD, from the coding sequence ATGCTAGTGAAGCTGCGCATAAAACGCTTCATCCCGGAGAAGGACGAAAAGGCCTGGTGGGGCGAGTACACCGTGGAGGTGAGCCCGACCGACCAGTTGCTGGATGCACTGCACCAGGTCAAGTGGCAGCAGGATGGCACCTTGACTCTGCGCCGGTCCTGTGCCCATGGGGTGTGTGGCTCCGATGCTATGGTGATCAATGGCCGGAACCGCCTGGCCTGCAAGGTATTGATGCAGGATCTGGGCAAAAAGGTCACGGTGGAGCCCTTGCGTGGCCTGCCGGTGATCAAGGATCTGGTCGTCGACATGAAGCCCTTTTTTGCCAGCTATCGTGCCGTCAAACCTTATTTCATCAGGGAAGATCCGCTGCCCGAAGGGCGTGAGCAGTTCCAGACCATCGAGGATCGGGAACGGTTCGATGATACAACCAAGTGCATTCTCTGCGCGGCGTGTACCACCTCCTGTCCTTCCTTCTGGGCCAACCAGGAGTACCTCGGGCCAGCTGCGTTCGTGCAGGCCCATCGCTTCATCTTCGATAGCCGCGACCAGGGTGCGGAAGAGCGACTGGAGATCCTCAACGACAAGATGGGTGTCTGGCGCTGCCGGACGGTCTTCAACTGTGTGCAGGCCTGTCCGCGGGAGATTGAAATCACCAGGGCCATTGGCGAGGTGAAGAAAGCGATCCTGTCGCGCGGGGAGGATATGGACTAA